A window of Conger conger chromosome 13, fConCon1.1, whole genome shotgun sequence contains these coding sequences:
- the LOC133107411 gene encoding olfactory receptor 52K2-like, with product MENRSVVTSFILVPYTELEDHRYVYFTSFLLLFILMVLTNVILIAVIYVDRRLHEPMYFFVCDLALNGIYGSISLFPSLLSHLVSHTYEISLAACLLQIFCIHTYASVEFTTLAVMGYDRFVAICHPLHYHQLMSHRKVGALIALSWFYPCILFGLYFILTVQRTFCDRLIKKVYCVNFELVKLSCLDTSFQSKVGFVVTIFVIVPQLLMILFSYAQILRICLYASKESQTKAIQTCTPHILAVINNAVGMLFEIIQTRFNMSHVPFKARIFMSFYVMIFPPLFNPVIYGISIQAIRVQIVKLFSAKKNKLTPLQVNRK from the coding sequence ATGGAGAATAGATCAGTGGTGACATCATTCATATTGGTACCATACACTGAACTGGAAGACCATAGATATGTATATTTCACAAGTTTCCTGTTATTGTTCATCCTTATGGTATTAACAAATGTCATTCTTATTGCAGTAATTTATGTTGATAGACGTCTACATGAAcccatgtatttttttgtttgtgatttagCACTGAATGGAATTTATGGCAGCATATCTTTATTTCCATCATTACTTTCCCATTTAGTGTCTCATACTTATGAAATATCTCTGGCTGCTTGTCTTTTACAGATATtttgtatacacacatatgcttCAGTTGAATTTACTACTTTAGCAGTGATGGGCTATGACCGGTTTGTAGCCATTTGTCACCCATTACACTATCACCAATTAATGTCTCATCGAAAAGTGGGAGCACTTATTGCATTGTCTTGGTTTTATCCTTGTATTCTTTTCGGACTCTATTTCATATTAACTGTACAGCGTACATTTTGTGACAGGTTAATCAAAAAAGTGTATTGTGTCAACTTTGaattagtcaaactgtcttgTCTTGACACTTCTTTTCAGAGCAAAGTTGGCTTTGTTGTCACTATTTTTGTAATTGTTCCACAGCTGCTCATGATATTATTTTCCTATGCACAAATACTTAGAATCTGCCTGTATGCTTCTAAGGAATCTCAGACCAAAGCCATTCAAACATGTACCCCACACATACTGGCTGTGATTAACAATGCAGTGGGTatgctttttgaaattattcagACTCGATTCAATATGAGTCATGTACCTTTTAAAGCTCGAATATTTATGTCCTTTTATGTTATGATATTTCCCCCATTGTTTAATCCTGTCATTTATGGAATTAGTATTCAAGCCATCAGGGTCCAGATTGTCAAACTGTTCagtgcaaagaaaaataaattaactccACTGCAGGTGAACAGGAAGTAG
- the LOC133107412 gene encoding olfactory receptor 52D1-like, giving the protein MDNGSVVTSFILNAYTELEDHRYLYFTGFLLLFILMVLANVILITVIYIEHCLHEPMYFFMCNLAVNGIYGSISLLPSILGYLLSHTYEISLAACLLQIFCIHSHAAVEFCILAVMGYDRYVATCHPLHYHQLMSHRKVCALIALSWFYSFTVFGLYFILTVQRTFCGMIIEKLHCINFELVKLSCVEISIQSKVGFVVTVFLLVPQLFMILFSYAQILRICLHASKESRGKAIQTCTPHLLAVINYIVGLLFEFIQSRFNMTHVPYKARIFMSLYFLIIPPLSNPVIYGIRITAI; this is encoded by the coding sequence ATGGATAATGGATCAGTGGTGACATCATTCATATTGAATGCATACACTGAACTGGAAGACCATAGGTACCTTTACTTCACTGGTTTCCTGTTATTGTTCATCCTTATGGTATTAGCCAATGTAATTCTTATTACAGTAATTTACATTGAGCATTGTCTACATGAacccatgtatttttttatgtgtaatTTAGCAGTGAATGGAATTTATGGTAGCATATCATTATTACCATCAATACTTGGATATTTATTGTCTCATACTTATGAAATATCTCTGGCTGCTTGCCTTTTACAGATCTTttgcatacactcacatgctGCAGTTGAGTTTTGTATTTTAGCAGTGATGGGTTACGACCGTTATGTTGCCACTTGCCATCCATTACACTATCACCAATTAATGTCTCACAGAAAAGTGTGTGCACTTATTGCATTGTCCTGGTTTTATTCTTTTACGGTTTTTGGGCTGTATTTCATATTAACAGTTCAGCGTACATTTTGTGGCATGATCATTGAAAAGTTGCATTGTATTAACTTTGaattagtcaaactgtcttgTGTGGAAATCTCTATTCAGAGCAAAGTTGGCTTTGTTGTAACAGTTTTTTTACTTGTTCCACAGCTGTTCATGATACTATTTTCCTATGCACAAATACTCAGAATCTGCCTGCATGCTTCTAAGGAATCTCGTGGTAAAGCTATTCAAACATGCACCCCACACTTACTTGCTGTGATTAATTACATAGTGGGATTATTATTTGAATTCATCCAGAGTCGTTTCAACATGACTCATGTACCTTATAAAGCTCGCATATTCATGTCCCTTTACTTTCTAATAATTCCACCATTGAGTAACCCTGTCATTTATGGAATAAGGATTACTGCAATATGA